From a region of the Candidatus Binatus sp. genome:
- a CDS encoding type II toxin-antitoxin system RelE/ParE family toxin → MPKTQVVFYREADGTVPVLDWFDGLPAKAQDKCRVRIQRLSELGHELRRPEADLLRDGIYELRVGLQHINYRILYFFHGRVAAILAHGLTKEDRVPSDAIGAALARKRRYEQAPKPHTFEE, encoded by the coding sequence GTGCCCAAGACCCAGGTCGTCTTTTACCGCGAAGCGGACGGCACAGTGCCGGTTCTGGATTGGTTCGACGGACTGCCGGCCAAGGCGCAGGACAAGTGCAGAGTCAGAATTCAAAGGCTCTCAGAATTGGGGCACGAACTGCGTCGGCCGGAAGCCGATCTTCTGCGCGACGGCATATACGAATTGCGAGTCGGCTTGCAGCACATCAACTATAGAATTCTCTATTTCTTTCACGGCAGAGTCGCGGCAATCCTCGCGCACGGCCTGACCAAAGAGGATCGAGTTCCCAGTGACGCGATCGGCGCAGCGTTGGCGCGAAAGCGAAGATATGAACAAGCGCCCAAGCCCCACACGTTCGAGGAGTGA
- a CDS encoding sigma-54 dependent transcriptional regulator has product MVSLEHLVHSADRLGGMVVRSAQLRKVLKSVSQLSPYKATVLISGESGTGKELVARALHTLGPVPNGPFVTLNCSNLVESLAESQLFGHVRGAFTDAREDSQGYFRSANGGTLFLDEIGELPLKLQPKLLRSVETHEVQPVGSSHCYKVDLRLVAATNRDLHAMVRAGQFRDDLYYRMSAQAIFIPPLRERREAIAAFIGFFIEHYNRLFGKNVSQISRRAVEILCAYQWPGNVRELSNAIESAVILSESNSIGVSDLPEQIVDGTGAELLYPHEQSSANAHHPDAPVARRLPSVDFDGEPSGFLLDDVVKKTLMRSLEETEGNRRRAAGLLGVSRSTLYRMLIRYGIADNPQRLSVQHTI; this is encoded by the coding sequence ATGGTGTCGCTCGAGCACCTCGTGCACAGTGCGGACCGGCTCGGCGGCATGGTCGTACGATCGGCGCAGTTGCGCAAGGTCTTGAAGTCGGTTTCGCAGCTAAGTCCCTACAAAGCGACGGTGCTGATTTCGGGCGAATCCGGAACCGGAAAGGAATTGGTCGCGCGCGCGCTGCACACGCTGGGTCCGGTTCCAAACGGTCCCTTCGTGACGCTGAACTGCTCCAACCTGGTCGAATCGTTGGCCGAGTCGCAGTTATTCGGCCACGTCCGCGGCGCCTTTACCGACGCACGCGAGGATTCGCAGGGATACTTCCGATCCGCCAACGGGGGCACGCTGTTCCTTGACGAGATCGGCGAACTGCCGCTCAAGCTCCAGCCCAAGCTGCTGCGCTCGGTCGAGACGCACGAGGTTCAGCCGGTCGGATCGTCGCATTGCTACAAGGTTGATCTCCGCTTGGTCGCCGCGACGAATCGCGACTTGCACGCGATGGTCAGAGCGGGCCAGTTTCGCGACGATCTCTACTACCGCATGAGCGCTCAGGCGATCTTTATCCCGCCCCTTCGAGAACGGCGCGAGGCCATCGCGGCCTTCATCGGGTTTTTCATCGAACACTACAATCGTCTGTTCGGCAAAAATGTCTCGCAAATCTCGCGCCGCGCCGTCGAGATACTTTGCGCATATCAATGGCCGGGAAATGTCCGCGAACTCTCCAATGCGATCGAAAGTGCCGTGATTTTAAGCGAGAGCAACAGCATCGGCGTATCCGATCTCCCCGAGCAGATCGTCGACGGAACCGGCGCCGAGTTGTTGTACCCGCACGAGCAATCGTCCGCCAACGCTCACCACCCGGACGCGCCAGTCGCGCGCCGCTTGCCCAGCGTAGATTTCGACGGCGAGCCGTCGGGATTCCTGCTCGATGACGTGGTCAAGAAGACCCTGATGCGTTCGCTCGAAGAGACCGAGGGAAATCGACGCCGCGCTGCCGGCCTGCTCGGCGTTTCGCGCTCAACGCTCTACCGGATGCTCATTCGCTATGGGATCGCCGATAATCCGCAGCGGCTATCCGTTCAGCACACTATCTAA
- a CDS encoding type II secretion system F family protein, whose amino-acid sequence MNLGDLLIPAAAAGFVLIAGALLFMRPDRPHVTRTVMRRMSRPNAVLTGDITKTDRRRLTGREFLSWLYQLNLLQKLEENLWQAGIYARIVDVLLVILLMFAAGLFAGEAILGKELLSIAMGAAMASLPIAYIRVRRQRRLKAFAKQLPYALDLIKSSLEAGHTLLRGLQVVVAEFADPISTEFRSAIEQSRLGLPLPRALEEMLKRVPQDDLRLLVVAVRVQSEVGSSLALIIGRLSEIVRNRQRLQQQIKALTAQSKMSGILVGFLPIVMLAAFSVIQPSYTDTLFYDPTGQKILEVACVLDVLAFLSIRKLLKVKY is encoded by the coding sequence ATGAACCTCGGCGACCTGTTGATTCCGGCTGCGGCCGCGGGCTTCGTGCTGATTGCCGGCGCGTTGCTGTTCATGCGGCCCGATCGGCCCCACGTCACGCGCACCGTGATGCGGCGGATGTCGCGGCCCAACGCTGTCTTGACCGGCGATATCACCAAGACCGATCGCCGCCGCCTGACCGGACGCGAATTCCTAAGCTGGCTCTATCAGCTCAATCTGCTGCAAAAGCTCGAGGAAAACCTCTGGCAGGCAGGAATCTACGCCCGCATTGTCGATGTCCTGCTCGTGATCCTGCTGATGTTTGCGGCGGGCCTGTTTGCCGGCGAAGCGATTTTGGGGAAGGAACTCCTGTCGATCGCGATGGGCGCGGCGATGGCCAGCCTGCCGATAGCTTATATCCGGGTGCGCAGGCAGCGGCGCCTCAAGGCATTCGCCAAGCAACTGCCGTACGCGCTCGACTTGATCAAATCGTCACTCGAAGCCGGCCATACGCTGCTGCGCGGATTGCAAGTCGTGGTCGCGGAGTTCGCCGATCCGATCTCCACCGAATTCCGCTCCGCCATCGAACAGAGCCGGCTGGGGCTGCCGCTGCCGCGCGCGCTCGAAGAGATGCTCAAGCGCGTGCCGCAGGATGATCTGCGCCTGCTGGTCGTCGCGGTGCGGGTGCAATCGGAAGTCGGCAGCTCGCTGGCGCTAATTATCGGACGCCTCTCGGAGATCGTTCGCAACCGCCAGCGCCTGCAACAGCAAATCAAGGCGCTTACCGCCCAATCCAAGATGAGCGGGATACTGGTCGGCTTCCTGCCGATCGTGATGCTGGCTGCATTCAGCGTCATCCAGCCAAGCTACACCGACACGCTCTTTTACGATCCGACCGGCCAAAAGATTCTCGAAGTTGCCTGCGTGCTCGACGTGCTGGCCTTCCTCTCAATTCGCAAGCTGCTGAAGGTGAAGTACTGA
- a CDS encoding XdhC family protein: MSGSDQIWAEALRTLKRGQPFALATVVNVRGSTPREVGAKMIVRADGQFGTIGGGCGEAEVFRKARVLLEESGDRGARLAEVDLTGDFDQPEIGTCGGMMDVFVDLWSPARDLPIARKLADAAGRNAPGALLTVVDPGSRSEIPAGSRTFIDRRDAGARDAGPIDLPAAAFAQIAERTDDAIPTLLELDGAGGLHPVTHLEPKGGVRLFVDPIVGAQRLIIVGAGHIAAPLCVLGAMLGFHVTVIDDRASFANRERFPDADEIIVKPFKAAIDSLALDGHCYLVSVTRGHSFDEEVVRAALMQPCGFVGMIGSRRRVKATLERIGGSGVPMERLGDVHAPLGVAIGGETPEEIAISIIAEIIRERRTGERDDFTLGVRSGLLKRSK, encoded by the coding sequence ATGAGTGGTTCGGATCAAATCTGGGCTGAGGCGTTGCGCACGCTCAAGCGCGGGCAGCCATTTGCGCTGGCGACGGTGGTGAACGTTCGCGGCTCTACCCCGCGTGAAGTCGGCGCCAAGATGATCGTCCGCGCGGACGGCCAGTTCGGCACCATCGGCGGCGGATGCGGCGAAGCCGAGGTCTTTCGAAAAGCCCGTGTATTACTTGAAGAAAGCGGCGACCGCGGCGCGCGGCTTGCGGAAGTCGATCTCACCGGTGATTTCGACCAGCCCGAGATCGGTACCTGCGGCGGAATGATGGACGTCTTCGTCGATCTGTGGTCCCCGGCCCGCGACTTGCCGATCGCGCGCAAGCTGGCCGACGCCGCCGGCCGCAATGCTCCCGGCGCACTGCTGACGGTGGTCGATCCGGGTTCGCGAAGCGAAATCCCCGCCGGGTCGCGGACGTTTATAGATCGGCGCGATGCGGGCGCGCGAGATGCGGGACCGATCGATCTGCCCGCGGCGGCATTCGCGCAAATCGCCGAGCGAACCGATGACGCGATTCCCACCTTGCTCGAACTCGATGGCGCCGGCGGGCTTCATCCTGTCACGCATCTCGAACCCAAAGGCGGCGTGCGCCTGTTCGTCGATCCGATCGTTGGTGCGCAGCGGCTGATAATCGTCGGCGCGGGCCATATCGCGGCGCCGTTGTGCGTGCTTGGAGCGATGCTCGGGTTTCACGTCACGGTGATCGACGATCGCGCGTCGTTTGCGAACCGCGAGCGGTTCCCCGATGCCGACGAAATAATCGTCAAACCGTTCAAGGCCGCGATCGACTCGCTCGCGCTCGACGGCCACTGCTATCTGGTTTCCGTCACCCGCGGTCATTCTTTCGACGAGGAAGTTGTGCGCGCGGCGCTGATGCAGCCGTGCGGATTCGTCGGGATGATCGGTTCGCGCCGCCGGGTAAAGGCCACGCTCGAGAGAATTGGCGGGAGCGGGGTTCCGATGGAGCGGCTCGGCGACGTTCATGCGCCGCTCGGTGTCGCGATCGGCGGCGAGACGCCCGAGGAGATTGCGATCTCGATCATCGCGGAGATTATTCGCGAGCGCCGCACCGGCGAGCGCGACGATTTCACGCTCGGCGTGCGTTCCGGCCTCCTCAAACGCTCGAAGTAG
- a CDS encoding tetratricopeptide repeat protein, translating into MADSQPRMRALELWSEAMRFHLNHDLERAVELYTKSIEVFPTAEAYTFRGWAFEGMGRIDDAIAQCRRAIEIDPAFGNPYNDIGAYLIAKGELDEAVPWLEKAKTAPRYDPRHYPFMNLGRIYAAKGMVKRAIDEFEGALALAPGDPTCVSALAQLRALLN; encoded by the coding sequence ATGGCTGACTCGCAACCGCGGATGCGCGCGCTTGAGTTATGGAGCGAGGCGATGCGCTTCCACCTGAACCACGATCTCGAGCGCGCGGTCGAACTCTACACAAAGTCGATTGAAGTCTTTCCTACCGCCGAGGCCTACACATTCCGGGGATGGGCGTTCGAAGGAATGGGACGAATCGACGACGCGATCGCGCAATGCCGCCGCGCCATCGAAATCGATCCCGCCTTTGGCAATCCATACAACGATATCGGCGCATATCTAATCGCCAAGGGCGAGCTCGACGAGGCCGTCCCGTGGCTCGAAAAGGCCAAGACCGCACCGCGTTACGATCCGCGTCATTATCCGTTCATGAACCTGGGCCGAATCTACGCTGCCAAGGGAATGGTGAAACGTGCGATCGACGAGTTCGAAGGCGCACTCGCACTCGCGCCTGGCGATCCGACTTGCGTGTCCGCGCTGGCGCAGCTCCGCGCCTTGTTGAATTGA
- a CDS encoding AAA family ATPase, with translation MKVMLVGAPGEQRTQLKTVLAALAEPEIEIIEGETATAANLSENVAAPPDATLVMVNGNEEAALSFLQSQSLHSPRPSLLAVLTARSAGLMKRALRSGADEILFMPLDPGEATRALLKISETRWRTERREGGVVISITSLIGGVGVTSLAADLALALASLHQRVALVDLDLQTGGLAVFLNLDPEVTIMPLVRLDRKLDSIQLESALTKHQSGVYLLAAPKRIEEGELVSDLTVGTVLDLIRQLFDYVIVDCGDHVDENGVAAWERSEHLFYVINQTIGAARSAWRFIDLFERLDLTTLEPRFILNRYSPSHPLTEKAIEATLARPIYAKIPTDDRTFESIEMKAQDLFQLAPSSPVARAMLDLAALVMPRPEAVPIQETFMSRLKSAFVTH, from the coding sequence ATGAAGGTCATGCTGGTCGGCGCTCCCGGCGAACAGCGCACCCAGCTCAAGACGGTGCTGGCGGCGCTGGCTGAGCCTGAAATCGAGATCATCGAGGGCGAGACTGCCACCGCCGCGAATCTTTCCGAGAATGTCGCCGCGCCGCCTGACGCTACCTTGGTGATGGTCAACGGCAACGAGGAGGCTGCCCTGAGCTTTCTCCAGAGCCAGTCGCTCCATTCGCCGCGCCCGAGTCTGCTCGCCGTGCTTACCGCGCGCTCGGCCGGGCTGATGAAACGAGCGCTGCGCTCGGGCGCCGACGAGATTCTTTTCATGCCGCTGGACCCGGGAGAGGCTACCCGCGCCTTGCTGAAAATCAGCGAGACGCGCTGGCGCACCGAGCGTCGCGAGGGCGGGGTGGTCATTTCCATCACCAGCCTGATCGGCGGCGTCGGTGTGACCTCGCTGGCTGCCGACCTCGCGTTGGCGCTCGCGTCGTTGCATCAACGCGTAGCGCTGGTCGATCTCGATCTTCAGACCGGAGGCCTGGCGGTCTTTCTCAACCTCGATCCGGAAGTGACCATCATGCCGCTGGTGCGGCTGGACCGTAAGCTCGATTCGATCCAGCTCGAATCCGCCTTGACCAAGCATCAATCGGGGGTCTATTTGCTGGCCGCGCCCAAGCGAATCGAAGAAGGCGAACTGGTTTCGGACCTCACGGTCGGCACGGTGCTCGATCTGATTCGTCAGTTGTTCGACTACGTGATCGTCGATTGCGGAGACCACGTGGACGAAAACGGAGTCGCGGCGTGGGAGCGCTCGGAGCATCTGTTTTACGTGATCAATCAGACGATCGGGGCAGCGCGATCCGCATGGCGATTCATCGATCTGTTCGAGCGTCTGGACCTGACGACGCTGGAGCCGCGCTTCATTCTCAATCGCTATAGTCCGTCGCATCCATTGACCGAGAAGGCGATCGAAGCAACTCTTGCCAGGCCCATCTACGCGAAGATTCCAACCGACGATCGGACTTTCGAATCTATCGAGATGAAGGCGCAGGACCTTTTCCAGCTCGCGCCGTCGTCTCCGGTCGCGCGCGCGATGCTCGATCTCGCAGCTCTGGTAATGCCGCGTCCGGAAGCGGTTCCAATTCAGGAAACATTTATGTCGCGGCTCAAATCCGCCTTCGTTACGCATTGA
- a CDS encoding nucleotidyltransferase family protein, whose amino-acid sequence MKRQLEGIILAAGESRRMGYPKPLLKVGGRTFIEQIAETMLAVVPRLVIVIGAHRERVRAATPRDARIAIAENPNYSRGQLSSLKVGLGAVQPDSAGAIVHLGDHPMVRVETFRAVVDSYNRTGKPIVIARHDGRRGHPVIFDRALFAEILSAPEKEGARFVVNANPSRVAYVDLDDPGINLDLDTPADLARVGLPPPPLE is encoded by the coding sequence ATGAAACGGCAGCTTGAGGGAATCATCCTGGCGGCGGGCGAGTCGCGCCGGATGGGCTATCCGAAGCCGCTCCTCAAGGTCGGCGGCCGGACCTTTATCGAGCAGATAGCGGAGACGATGCTCGCAGTCGTGCCGCGGCTCGTGATTGTGATCGGAGCGCATCGCGAGCGCGTGCGGGCCGCGACTCCGCGCGACGCGCGGATCGCGATCGCCGAGAATCCGAACTATTCGCGCGGGCAACTGTCGTCGCTGAAGGTCGGGCTGGGTGCTGTTCAACCGGATTCGGCGGGCGCGATTGTGCATCTCGGGGACCATCCGATGGTCCGGGTCGAAACGTTCCGAGCGGTCGTGGATTCGTACAATCGAACGGGCAAGCCGATTGTGATCGCGCGCCACGACGGCCGCCGGGGCCATCCGGTGATTTTCGATCGCGCGCTATTCGCCGAGATCCTTTCCGCTCCTGAAAAAGAGGGCGCGCGTTTCGTGGTGAATGCCAATCCGTCGCGCGTCGCCTACGTTGACCTGGACGATCCGGGAATCAATCTCGATTTGGACACGCCGGCTGATCTGGCCCGCGTCGGCCTCCCCCCGCCCCCTCTAGAGTAA
- a CDS encoding CpaF family protein: MGLTDRLSNATRGGRPPEATTGGGSLIGATVRRRKDAIADSSRRLKVKVHNKLFETIDVSKLETLEPAMVSIKVTAAINDILNEDGRLLTDIDRGRLIEELKNELLGLGPLEPLLRDDEITDILVNGHDQVYVEKRGKLYATDIVFQDDQHLMLIIDRIVSRVGRRVDESSPMVDARLPDGSRINAIIPPLALDGPALSIRRFGKHRFDIGALVEREALTWDLVEFLLAVVRARLNVIVCGGTGSGKTTMLNCLSAFVPENERIVTIEDSAELSLQQPHVVRLETRPANLEGRGEVTQRDLVKNCLRMRPDRIVVGEVRGAEVFDMLQAMSTGHDGSIATIHANSPRECLGRLEMMMLLSGVSIPQRAMRQQIASAVNIIVHVSRLSDGSRKVMRISEISGMEGEMIMMQDLFEFVRADTTAAGKINGAFQSTGIRSAYAQRLETAGYKTESKVIKMAAR, encoded by the coding sequence ATGGGACTGACAGACAGGCTGTCGAATGCCACCAGGGGCGGACGCCCGCCAGAGGCCACTACCGGCGGTGGCTCGCTTATCGGCGCGACCGTGCGCCGGCGCAAGGATGCGATCGCGGATAGCTCGCGGCGCTTGAAGGTCAAAGTTCACAACAAATTGTTCGAGACTATCGACGTCTCCAAGCTCGAGACCCTCGAGCCCGCGATGGTCTCCATCAAAGTCACCGCCGCTATCAATGACATCCTTAATGAAGACGGCCGCCTCCTAACCGACATCGACCGCGGCCGGCTCATCGAAGAACTTAAAAACGAGCTGCTCGGCCTGGGTCCGCTCGAGCCCTTGCTCCGTGACGACGAAATCACCGACATCCTGGTCAACGGCCACGACCAGGTTTACGTCGAAAAGCGCGGCAAGCTGTACGCCACGGACATCGTGTTCCAGGACGACCAGCATCTGATGCTGATCATCGATCGGATCGTGTCTCGCGTCGGACGGCGGGTTGACGAATCGTCGCCGATGGTCGATGCGCGGTTGCCCGACGGCTCGCGTATCAACGCGATCATCCCGCCGCTGGCGCTCGACGGGCCGGCGCTGTCGATCCGGCGTTTCGGCAAGCATCGCTTCGACATCGGCGCGCTGGTCGAAAGGGAGGCTCTCACCTGGGACCTGGTCGAGTTTCTGCTCGCGGTTGTGCGGGCGCGCCTGAACGTAATCGTTTGCGGCGGTACCGGCTCGGGCAAGACCACGATGCTCAATTGTCTGTCGGCGTTCGTTCCCGAAAACGAGCGAATCGTTACGATTGAGGATTCTGCCGAGCTTTCCTTGCAACAGCCTCACGTCGTGCGGCTCGAGACCCGGCCGGCCAATCTCGAAGGCCGCGGCGAGGTCACGCAGCGCGACCTGGTCAAGAACTGTCTGCGAATGCGCCCGGACAGAATCGTCGTCGGCGAGGTCCGCGGCGCGGAAGTCTTCGACATGTTGCAGGCGATGTCCACCGGCCATGACGGCTCTATCGCCACCATCCACGCCAACAGTCCTCGCGAATGCCTGGGCCGGCTCGAGATGATGATGCTGCTGTCGGGCGTCTCGATCCCGCAGCGCGCGATGCGCCAGCAAATTGCCTCTGCGGTCAACATTATCGTTCACGTCAGCCGGCTGTCTGACGGTTCGCGCAAAGTCATGAGGATTTCCGAGATCAGCGGCATGGAAGGCGAAATGATCATGATGCAGGACTTGTTCGAGTTTGTCCGCGCCGACACCACCGCGGCGGGAAAAATCAACGGCGCCTTTCAATCGACCGGCATTCGTTCAGCTTACGCGCAGCGCCTCGAAACGGCCGGATACAAGACCGAATCGAAGGTGATCAAAATGGCCGCGCGATGA
- a CDS encoding RNA polymerase sigma factor — protein sequence MSAKPDEELIAEVLGGDSGAFTELAERHRPRVERLCRRFFSDEEMARDIAQESFIRAFTALATYRAEMPFGGWLRAIVVNLCYDELRRRRRRPEELIGDFSAPEVQWMQTANVASPEDLVGEAEQRREAYDLAHRLLDTLKAEDRMVMVLKESEDMSVSEIAQTLGWSEAKVKIRAFRARQALRKQAERMLAAGRNRLQS from the coding sequence TTGAGCGCCAAACCCGACGAGGAACTGATAGCCGAAGTCCTCGGCGGGGATAGCGGCGCCTTCACCGAGCTTGCGGAGCGGCATCGGCCGCGAGTGGAGCGTTTATGCCGGCGTTTTTTCTCGGACGAGGAGATGGCGCGAGACATCGCGCAGGAAAGTTTTATCCGCGCCTTCACCGCGCTGGCGACGTATCGGGCCGAGATGCCGTTTGGCGGATGGCTGCGCGCGATCGTGGTGAATCTGTGTTACGACGAACTACGGCGGCGCCGTCGCCGTCCCGAGGAACTGATTGGAGACTTCAGCGCGCCGGAAGTGCAATGGATGCAGACGGCGAACGTCGCGTCGCCGGAGGATCTCGTCGGTGAGGCTGAACAGCGGCGCGAAGCTTACGATTTGGCGCATCGCCTGCTCGACACGCTCAAGGCCGAGGACCGGATGGTGATGGTGCTCAAGGAGAGCGAAGATATGAGCGTCAGCGAAATCGCCCAGACGCTTGGATGGAGTGAGGCCAAGGTAAAAATTCGCGCGTTCCGCGCCCGGCAGGCGCTGCGCAAGCAGGCGGAGCGGATGCTCGCGGCGGGCCGCAACAGGTTGCAATCATGA
- a CDS encoding helix-turn-helix transcriptional regulator, with the protein MKLEKKRKPTTDAVEIIHRRHYEGHPQRMAELAEAEANDTVARKIYALRKRAGLTQQQLAKLVGTTTSVICRLEDADYQGHSLAMLRRVADALNKRVELRFVNANRNPKVA; encoded by the coding sequence GTGAAACTTGAAAAGAAGCGCAAGCCGACCACCGACGCCGTCGAGATCATTCATCGGCGGCACTACGAAGGGCATCCCCAGCGTATGGCTGAACTGGCGGAAGCCGAGGCCAACGATACGGTTGCGCGCAAGATTTACGCGCTTCGCAAGCGCGCAGGCCTCACCCAACAACAACTCGCCAAACTGGTCGGCACCACCACCTCGGTGATCTGCCGACTCGAAGACGCTGACTACCAAGGCCACTCACTGGCGATGCTCCGGCGGGTCGCCGATGCGCTGAACAAACGGGTCGAACTGCGCTTCGTCAACGCCAATCGCAACCCCAAGGTCGCGTAG
- a CDS encoding type II secretion system F family protein has translation MPAIYASLTVFFLFGAISLAVYAAIYGINRPFDERITEIGVKMRVAYGNPANVDMESSTFARSLFRWVARHLPEPAPNTPEREKLAQLLVRAGFPGPRAVRTFHFVRLSSTAGAALLALVVAIALGFHGVKPLMFMLMGLGIGAFAPGYYIGRKAKNRQQLIAGQLSDVLDLLVVCVEAGLGLSEAIKIVGSETQRQNQEIGSELSIVSAELAAGSTLGQALRSFADRTAVDDIKPLAATLVQSEKLGASIGPALRSISDSMRTTRRLRAEEAAAKTTVKILFPLVLFILPAMMSVIVGPAMIQIMRALSHT, from the coding sequence ATGCCGGCCATCTATGCAAGCTTGACGGTGTTTTTCCTGTTCGGCGCGATCTCTCTGGCGGTCTACGCGGCGATCTACGGGATTAATCGTCCGTTCGACGAGCGCATCACCGAGATCGGCGTCAAGATGCGCGTCGCCTATGGAAATCCCGCCAATGTCGACATGGAGTCCAGTACCTTTGCGCGTTCGCTGTTTCGATGGGTCGCCAGGCATCTTCCCGAACCCGCGCCAAATACTCCCGAGCGCGAGAAGCTCGCACAGCTCCTGGTTCGCGCCGGCTTTCCCGGGCCCCGCGCCGTCCGCACCTTTCACTTCGTCCGCCTCTCATCGACGGCGGGAGCTGCGCTGCTTGCGCTCGTCGTCGCCATCGCGCTGGGCTTCCACGGCGTCAAGCCGCTGATGTTCATGCTGATGGGCCTGGGCATCGGCGCATTTGCCCCCGGCTACTATATCGGCCGCAAGGCCAAAAACCGTCAGCAGTTGATCGCCGGCCAACTCTCCGACGTTTTGGATTTGCTGGTGGTCTGCGTCGAAGCCGGCCTCGGCCTGAGCGAAGCCATCAAGATCGTCGGCTCCGAAACCCAGCGCCAAAATCAGGAAATAGGCTCCGAGCTGTCGATCGTGTCAGCCGAGCTCGCCGCCGGCAGCACGCTTGGCCAGGCGCTGAGAAGTTTCGCCGATCGCACCGCCGTCGACGACATCAAACCGCTGGCCGCGACCCTGGTGCAGAGCGAAAAGCTGGGCGCGTCAATCGGTCCCGCGCTCCGATCGATCTCGGACTCGATGCGCACCACCCGCCGCCTGCGCGCCGAAGAAGCGGCGGCAAAAACCACGGTCAAGATTCTCTTCCCGCTCGTGCTGTTCATCTTGCCCGCCATGATGAGCGTGATCGTCGGCCCCGCCATGATTCAGATCATGCGGGCCCTTTCGCATACATAG
- a CDS encoding site-2 protease family protein translates to MAAERKGSIEIFKVAGIQVAIDYSWLVIFALILWSLASGYFPGQYPGYSTGIYWLVGLVATILFFGSVLAHELCHAAMGNRLGEEVHRITLFIFGGMAELEHEPKSGIDELKIAAVGPLSSLVMAGIFWLIARGIGAAPATVLWKAVFSYLAFINLALALFNLLPGFPLDGGRLLRAALWMRWGDLRRATAAAADWGNTIAWGLIALGAMEIFAGALVGGLWLIFIGLFLRSAASSGYQSMIVEQALSGARVGEIMVRDPIVLGPDETVADAIENYFLRYGFGGFPVAADGKALGVVTLAQVRDCPASDRVSRRISGVMRPAEGTIEIAPGAGVIDAIRQMVAADIGRLLVVEQGKLVGLITRTGVTRYVHTKTQLSTPARTPAA, encoded by the coding sequence ATGGCGGCGGAGCGCAAGGGTTCAATCGAGATCTTCAAGGTGGCCGGCATCCAGGTCGCCATCGACTATTCCTGGCTGGTGATCTTCGCGCTGATCCTGTGGTCACTGGCCTCGGGATATTTCCCCGGGCAATATCCCGGTTATTCGACCGGGATTTACTGGCTGGTGGGACTGGTTGCGACGATCCTGTTCTTTGGCTCGGTGCTCGCGCATGAGCTGTGCCACGCCGCGATGGGGAACCGGCTCGGCGAGGAGGTGCACCGGATCACGCTGTTCATCTTCGGTGGAATGGCGGAGCTGGAGCACGAGCCCAAAAGCGGGATCGACGAGCTTAAGATCGCCGCGGTGGGTCCGCTCAGCTCGCTGGTGATGGCGGGAATTTTTTGGCTGATCGCGCGCGGGATCGGCGCGGCTCCGGCGACGGTGCTGTGGAAAGCGGTCTTCTCCTATCTCGCCTTTATCAATCTCGCGCTCGCGCTGTTCAACCTGCTGCCCGGATTTCCGCTCGACGGAGGGCGCCTGCTGCGCGCCGCGTTGTGGATGCGATGGGGCGATTTGCGCCGGGCGACGGCAGCGGCGGCCGATTGGGGCAACACGATCGCGTGGGGACTGATCGCGCTGGGCGCGATGGAGATCTTCGCGGGCGCGCTGGTCGGCGGGCTGTGGCTGATATTCATCGGGCTGTTCCTGCGCAGCGCCGCATCCTCGGGCTACCAGAGCATGATCGTCGAGCAGGCGCTCTCCGGCGCGCGCGTGGGCGAGATTATGGTGCGCGATCCGATCGTACTCGGCCCCGATGAAACGGTAGCCGATGCGATCGAGAACTATTTCCTGCGCTACGGTTTCGGCGGCTTTCCGGTCGCCGCGGATGGAAAAGCATTGGGCGTAGTGACGCTTGCGCAGGTGCGCGATTGTCCCGCGTCCGATCGCGTCAGCAGGCGCATCAGCGGGGTTATGCGGCCGGCCGAGGGAACAATCGAGATAGCACCCGGCGCCGGCGTCATCGATGCGATTCGGCAGATGGTGGCGGCGGATATCGGACGGCTGCTGGTCGTCGAGCAGGGCAAGCTGGTCGGGCTCATCACGCGCACCGGCGTAACGCGCTACGTGCACACCAAGACGCAGCTCTCGACGCCCGCCCGCACGCCAGCCGCTTAA